The following is a genomic window from Streptomyces sp. BHT-5-2.
GAGTTCATGAAGTCGCGGAGTCAGCGCCGCACGGCGATCAGCCCCAGTGACTATGTGCCCTCCGAAGGGGTTCGCGGCGCCGACACATCGCGGACCAGTGTCACCGAGGAGCAATTCGCCAGCGGCCGCTTCGGCGTTCTGCCCTTCGTGCTCGGTCTCCGGGTCCGGGACTGCACCCAAGCCGTGGCCGACAAACGGGACGGCGCCCGGCCCGTCTGGTTCTATGGCCTCAGCGACCGGTCATGGGCGTGTGTGTTGTTCCGAGACGATCGCGCGGAGGCGCGCGTGTGGCAGTCGGGGCCGCGTCGGCTGTGGGACGAGGTGGAAGCCGCCTACCACTGGTGGACCGCCCAGGCCTCCCCCGGTTTTGACCGGTTCGGTCTGACGGTCACTCCGGATGGGCAACAGGTGTGGCTGGACGAGCCGGCGAACTCGTGGCCGGCATGACGCAGGTTTTCCCGAAAAGGACCGGCGCGATCCCTTCGGCACCGAGATCGGCGCGTCGAGGTGCTCATCAATCCGGTCGTAGATCCCCCCGGTCCTGGCCCCGCCTTGGCCGCGCCCAGGACCAGCAGCCGGCTCGACGAGCGCCATCGGCAGGTAGGAAGTGCCCAGTTGGGGGCGCTTCCGCGGCCCCGCGGTCCGGTCCCGGATCATGACGTGCTCGCCCTCAGCGACGCCGAGCAGTTGCGCGACGTCGGCCAGCGGCACGCCGACCGCCTGAGTCGGCGTGCCGGTACCGCGTCATTCCTTTGCTTTCTAGTCGAAGTAGCAGCCCAGCTCGCCGCGGTAGACATGCCGGCCCCGGCCACTATCAGTGCCAGAGCCGGGGGATGGATGAACGTGCCGCGGCGCCCCTCGCTTTAGAGCAGCACCCCTGAAACGAAGAAAACGCTCACCTTCGGCGAGTGGACGTCTGACCAGCAACTGCCCCCCATGAAAACGTCCGTACGCGTCTACTACGGCGACCAACTCAAGGAAAGCCGACCTCATCGGGGCGCTTGTCCTCACGGCCGACGAAACTGCCTTCACCGCACCGCAAAGGGCAGCCACCCACCACATCCGCCCTCTGCGGCCTGTTCCTGGTGCGCTCTGTCGCCCCGGCCCGGCTCACCCCTGCGCCTGGTGACCTGTCTCATCGAACTTTGACCCGTCTCACCGGACTTTGACCGGTCCCGCTGTGGGACGACGCTGGGCATCCGCGTTCGGGAGTCCAAGATTCGCCGAGACGATCACAGGCTCGGAGGCTGGCTCACAACGCCGCTCCGCCGCACGATTGCGCCGCCGGACGGCGGCATCACGCCAATACCGCGTATCTGGGGTTGCTCCGCGGTACTTCTCCGTCCTTTCGCCCGTTGTCCCCGGTGACGATCACTGCCCGCACCGTTCACCCGGTGCAGGCGGTGCCACGCGCCACGAAGGGACACTCCCTCCACATGAGCATGCATCACCTGGGCCGGACGGCTGCTGTACTGGGCGCTGCTCTCGCCCTGGCCACGGCCGCTACCGGGCTCCCCGCGTACGCCGCCGACCCCTCCGACACGACGGGCAAGCACACCACCGCCATGCGCAGCGGTGGCGATCCTGGGCAGTGCGACGACGACCCGGACGGCTGGGACCGCGACGGACTGTGCCTGAACGCCGCGGACAATCGCAAGGTCGATGCGTACCTTGCCCGGGCCCGCGCGGCGGAGCCGTCGATCAGCCGCGACGTACAGGCTGCCGCCAACCGCAGCCATGCCCAGCTCGTCGGCTTCGACCATCGCCTCAAGTCCCCCGACTCCCTCAAGCGGAAGGTCGCCACCGACCTCAAGGAGCATCCGGAACGCAACACCGACGACGTCCTGGCGCGTCTGAGTGACGCGGTGCGCTACACCCTCCAATGGCCCGACGGCCGCTACGTCAGCGGTGTCACCATCGCCTCGGATTCGCTGTCCGCCTGGGGCAGCGACACCACGAAGTGGTCCAACACCTGGGGTCGGGAGAAGGGCTACAAGGGACTCAACACGGGCTGGCGCGCGCCCGGGTCGCGGCAGCTGTTCGAGGTGCAGTTCCACACCCCGGCGAGCAAGTCCGCCCAGGAGGAAACGCACAAGTTGTACGAGGAGCAGCGGCTGCCGTCGACCAGTCCCGAGCGCAAGAGGCAGCTGCAGGACCAGCAGGACGCGATCTTCGCCGCAGTACCCGTCCCCGACGGCGCTCTCACCCTCGCTCCACCTGCCACTCGTCTGGTGCCGGCGGCCTGACGCCCGCTGCGCAGCCCGACCGCCCGCTCGGGGCTGCTCTCAGTTCCCCCGCGGCTCAGATTCGCCCCTGCGCCCGACCTGTTCTGAGAGATCACGGGCGGTGGGCGAGGATCCCCTTGCCCACCGCCCGTTCGCCATTACTACGCGAATGGCGCAGGATTCAGGATCACGACGGACAAGCTCAGACGATGCCAACCCCAAT
Proteins encoded in this region:
- a CDS encoding ATP nucleotide 3'-pyrophosphokinase, with product MSMHHLGRTAAVLGAALALATAATGLPAYAADPSDTTGKHTTAMRSGGDPGQCDDDPDGWDRDGLCLNAADNRKVDAYLARARAAEPSISRDVQAAANRSHAQLVGFDHRLKSPDSLKRKVATDLKEHPERNTDDVLARLSDAVRYTLQWPDGRYVSGVTIASDSLSAWGSDTTKWSNTWGREKGYKGLNTGWRAPGSRQLFEVQFHTPASKSAQEETHKLYEEQRLPSTSPERKRQLQDQQDAIFAAVPVPDGALTLAPPATRLVPAA